A window of Misgurnus anguillicaudatus chromosome 3, ASM2758022v2, whole genome shotgun sequence genomic DNA:
ttcattttattcaaGTTAAATTCcatttttactcattttaaatgtatgcatgcAAATAATGTTAAGAATGTTTTGGCAATGTGCATGCAGCAGGCATCTATATCAGCTTTGTTGTGCATTTCATTCATGCCTGTGTATGCAGCAGTCGTCTGTATAGCtgatgtgtgtgcgtgtcaACATCAAGGCTAAATTCTCTCTCTCCTCTATCCATGATCTCCTCCGGCACGTTCCCACGTtcctaaacacacacaaacagttttaaaatgagCGTGTGTGTTTGCACATATTTTTAAGTGTTAGAGTGTTTATACAGTAGCTGTGAATgttagacagaaagagagacgGACAGACGGGACGGTCACATCGTGTGAAAACATGCACCTGTTCTCCACTGAGAGTCGTTACCGTGAAACCCACGCACATGAGTCAGCGAAGGGGGTAAGACTGTAGTGAGCTGCCTACCTAGAAACACATATGTAGGCACGATCTCGAACACAAGAACCTTCTGATCGGAAACATTATGCTGTCTTTGACTAAACCTAATACTAGAGACATACAGTACTCTAATGATACTGACTTGTGTGATGCCCTAAACTGTGCACGATAAAAGAACAGGTGACCCAGACTGCATTAAATACATGTTGAGTTGCAAAAATGTGTTCAtggtaaatcattttaatgtttGTACATTAAGGTACAATAAACAATTATGCTACTGTTAATCTGGGTCTTGCAGTAAAacgcataaaaatgtaaaaaatctgtAATGGTTCGACTGTAATCTGTTGTGTCTGCTTCCCCCTGCTGTTCATCATTTGCACCTCCATCACTGCAGCTCTGGTTCCTCCTTTCTTCACATCTTTCAGCAGGTTCACTCCTCCTCCTCTCTTCAGCTCCGCCTCCTCATTCTTCATCTGCTCAACTGTGGATCATCATGAGATTTGTGTTGTTGTCaagtcaaaaaatgtgttaCTGTACTACATCTGCTACCTAATGTTTGGGACATATTTCACTTCTTTAGTGCACATAATCCCTAAACATGTTTTTAGGTTGTGCACTCGCATGTTTGTATGCACATGCATGTCAGAATATAtaatgtatgtgtgcatgtactCACAGGTGTGGATGTCACTCCAAACATTGTTTTCAGGAAGTCCCAGTGTATCTCTCAACCTTACAGACTCGCTGACCAAACCATCCACCAGCTCTCTCCATAACTGCAGACTATAAAcaacacgcacgcacgcacgcacgcacgcacgcacacacacacacacacacacacacacacacacacacacacacaatcacttatatttttaaatgatgacATTTCACAGAGACATCTATTAATTTTATACATGGTTTAAACAGTTTCAGCTCACTTTTAGGCAcaaatttattacaaaaatatggTAAAAGGTAAAGATAtcataaagtatataaagtaTACTGTATGTCTCTTTTACTTGATGTTGTGTGTGTCTCTCACCTGATGTTGTGTAGCCTTGAAGGAGACGTGTATATCTGCGGTCGCTGTAATTGTCTCAACAGTAAGTTATATTGACTCAGGCACGTCTCTTTGCTCGGACCATCTGTCTGCTCATCTGTCTCAGGCAGGGACAGCGCCATCTGATGGACATCACACACTGGgttttaaactttaaaggtgacatagaatgaatgaacggagtatttatccttgttctgtgatgtgacgtagacacatttttttttgtttgggtctgtaatgccttagaagcttcctaaaaacctctctcagatagctatATTAGGGtaggggattttaaacaagtggttttgcacatatttggctccccctactggcttaacttgcaatctcattactgattggctaaatttgctgccactcaaaaaatgtagccaattattttaaagtggaggggcagttggatgcctgtgatgtcataagcatcagtttttcagattgggctgttttctggctgacatttctaaaagaggaatttctatgagacagagatgtttagcactttttgtatgtttgtgaatgtgggtagactaccattattcaacaaagacaaggtaaaaatggtttttcattctctgtcccctttaaaggtatCATTTTATGAGATTTTTCTAAAGATgcaaaataagtctttggtacCCAGAACGCACATGTGACGTTGTAGCTTAAAATagcccacagataatttatgaATCTAACTTATAAATtgactcaattgtgctgtcaaatatttttttctctctctttctctctgcactaaatgtcagtgccgtgattggatagtgcagtaTTATTGTATTAAGACTCGCTCCCTACATCACAAAACAGCCAAAATCTGaacaacctaatttttcacatgcttgcagagaatggtttaccaaaacaaagttactgggttgtttttttcacgttttttcggttgatagaaacactggggacacaattatagcacataaacatggaaaaagtcagattttcacagTTTGACCCCTTTAacgtataatataataatataattgtATGAGTTATAAAGCTTACACAAAAAGATTTCGATGAGCAGAGCTTTATGCCTTAAAGGTGTTgtgtgtagatttttaatgtCATCTTGCGTTGCGACTATGAAGTGCAACCAACGGGTCAGTCCACAACTTATCGAAACGCGTAGAGAAGCTACGGgtgccaccacaggacaaacatgtcattgtctgagacaacgtagtgacaaaataTGCTCTATActgcagtttgtccatttatggctactgtagaaacatggcggcacgaAAAGGCGACCTCCATTTAAGGGGACGcatggtgtatgtagataaaaacgcataattttaaggtaataaaaacaatacagttcctATAGTATTTAAGGTctttgttaataaagttatgtatattatattgcatttttgtcaagagatcctttaaaaagttacacagcacacctttaataaaaacttttagtttactttaattattattgttCAGCCTATAATAAAAATTATACCATTACACTAATTATACATGGGGCTactgaatgctttattctgattggttgagaaatgttccactggtgttgacaattttttctgtaaaacccTGTCACGGCACTAAGCTACGCGCATTACCACCTTCGGTGtgcttttttttcaaataagttGCCTGATGAAGATCAGTTGATCGAAATGTTGCAACgcaactttcataaaaaaattgttctttgtatattttgagACTTTTTGTCGTCTTATCCTACGCACCTATCTATTGACTTCAGGTGTGCGACgctaatttgtttttgtttaaataatgcacacccatcAATAATTCCttactaaatatataaatattttttttttataaaatgaagACCATTTAGAGCATTACAATTTTTTGCATTACTTTCATGACGATGCACAATAATGCACCTAAAATGTCAttagttaaataaacaaaaatatacttCCTTTACCTtgatacttttatttattttactgtacTTTTATGATTTTGTGTTGTATTATGACCTGCACCTGTTCATGACAGATCTTGATGATCCACTCAACAGCAAATTAACCAAATCTATTCAATTGTTTTATCATATTTAAACTGCACCCCTGTCGGTGTGTATTACCTGTCTAAAGGTGTTCAAAGACAGATCCCACGCCTGCCCTGACCTATTGACCTGCTCCCATAACCTCTGTAGCGCCTCCACAGGCTCACGGTGGTACTGCAACTGTAGAAAAATATTtccataaaagaaaaacacagaaaaaaaccTATAATTTGTTACAAAACATGAAGTATGATTAGAAGAACAACATGTTTCAGGTTGATCGTCTTGGAGAGGATGGTCTGTCAGTTCCAAGGTTCAATAACGCTGTACTTTGCCGGGTACACGTGGGACCCAACACATGCTGAGCTGTTCCCTGAGACCCAGAAACATGTTCTGGACTAAATTACACAACTCAAGCAATTATCCACTTAATACAAATGATTACCGCTGTCCTTCATCTCTCTGCCAGGTTTGTGTGTGAATAGATGGTAGACAGAAAGACAGCAAAAAATAAGagaattaaattaaattcattTAATTGTGAATTATAAAACCCTTTAAGCATGCTGATCGTGTTTAACAAACATGATTTTGTGCTTGTGTATAGTTTATGACATTTTTGCCGCGCACATTCAAGATCACAAATGGAAACACAACAAAAATTCACAACTTCATATATATAAAACCCATAATACATAACCttgacctaaattatttacttgaagtaCCCCTTGAAGATATTTAATAgcattttgcatgtttaacttaaaaaacaacaacattaatTTTCATCAATTTTGAAGTTTCTATCAAAgttttttacataattattgttattttttacctGTTATTAGACAGAAAACATTTTAAGTTCTCAGTTTTCTAATACATTGTAGTGTTGTGTAATAATCATGATATtaagattaaacaaataaaatatatattttgatattaataagtgttttttttttaatttttaaattattaatttacattttatgatttaattgtaattaattgtgttttattacacttccggtcatatggtatggcaggtgtgCGTGGTCCAggaaaagattgcagcgataagtaaatagcaacatgacccaacttccaatTATCAAATCAATTTTCAATGGACGAATTAAATTtgtcatttcagaagccgtcgTTTCACTCTGACGTCACCACGTGGAAAATAAAACAATCGCtacttgcattttttttttcatttcttttgaACATGTTgagattttttatttgttcattttctgttaTAATATGTTTGGTTACTAATGGTCATGTtctgaagaagaaaaaaaagaaaagaataaaaaaaaattcattcattcattcattcattcattcattcaattcatttcatggcgactttaagaaTATCGGACATGGACATAAATCACGGCAAGGAACGCAACTTTCTTGTGCACATGATCGACAGATAATCTAGGCGCTCTCTCTTTTTTTAGCAAATTTCTtccttttctatttttaaattatttatttacatttcatgatttaattgtaattaattATGTTTAATCAACTCACAAACCCCCTGCAATTCCCTCATGAACCCCAGTTTGGAAAACCCTGATATAGTAAGAGGACAGGGTGTCAATCTTTGTGTGATTCAGCATAATATTACGGCAAACATGTTAGTGAGTCACCTCTAAGTAAGATGACTATTTTGTACAATGGTGTGCTGGGTTTGTATTATGATAATAACGTACATTAGGATTTTGTGTGTAGAATTGCTCCTCTTCTGTTATGTAGAGATCATCCGGTGAGCTTGGCCTGTCTGGAGTACAAATCCCGCTGACTACATCCTTCATGATCCATCTACACAACCATATTGCTTCTTTCTGCTGGAGCTttctctacacacacacacacagacacaatttcatcataaacacacacagacacatctCACTATATGTATAAATACTctatctatacacacacacctCCAGTGCTGCTCTCTGGTAGGCGGTTCCGTCCTTGTCCAAGGCCACACCCCTGAATGTGACTTGCAGTGAAGCTCCGCCCATCAGTACAGGGTGTGTGTTGAGTTGCCAAACTTCAGTCATGATGCCCGCAGATGCACTCTTAAAGATGACTGTGATGTGTTTGGTGCTGCCTGGTAATATCACAGCTGAGAGACAGACAGCGAatcatattgtgtgtgtgcgcgcgcatgtgtgtgtgtgtgtgtctgtgtgcatgtTTACCTTCAGTGTTGTTAAAGTAGAAGTgttgagtgtgtgtttgtggttgAGTCACTTTCTCCCAGCTGTAGTAAATGGCAGTACTGCCTTCATTCTTTAACTCCAGATCATTGCTCACACTTTCTCCTGTTACTGTCTCAAACATTAACCTCGCTGTGACACCCCGTTGTCcctatacaaacacacacaatcacacagacacaaaataaggttgtgtaattacattaaaacaatGTCACGAAGTATACAGCTGTTCCAAAAATGATGTGTAACTTTAAGTCATTAATATGTAATGTGTGGCCACAGGCTTCCCAGATAGCAAGcaactatttaaacaatgttaaaaattgtTAATTTGTCAATGTTTATCCAAATGAATCAACATTATGTTTgcaccctccattaatattggaaaaatatacaaatttcaACAAACACCATTATGgggatcagtgtttgctttagttttttttacttaaatgttTTACTTAAAGTTACTAAATTAATCCAACTTATTGTAATACATAATGACTCATATGGTGATATAACAGTTTGGTCATACAGTCCACCCTTTGACTACCCTACTCCTCCTCTCTCTCTGCACCTGGTGGGAGGACTTGGTGCCGGTCCAGCGAGCTAGTTCTCCACAAAACCTCAGAGCAGGAACCAGCTCAACATCCATGATGACATCATCATACAGCGCCAGAGGATCTCTGGAGGGGAGATAAAAAGATAACCACTATTCAAAGAATATAAAAAGCAAACCTTAAACAACCACAATAGGGTTAAAGACAATATTTAGTCCTACATGTTTTCTTTCTGGTCTTTAGGACTCCCTTCTTCCTCCTTCTCTTCCTCATCCAGTAAAGATGAAGATCCCACTGATGTCGAGGTGAAGGGCAGACCTGAGCCAACCACCTCCAGCCCATCAATGTCCTGAAACAACCCACATGAATGAAAAATCACAAAAGATCTCAATTGTTTCTTCCAGACACTAATGTTTCCTGTACAACATTCATAAACTATGCTGAGATTTTATAATATACCAAACACAACaccaaatattttacattcattttttctcagatcagaaattaatttttcaaaacacattGTTCAACGTCCACATCATCAATTCAGTTAtgcacaacataaaagcaaATTCTCATAGTTTTGGACAAATTTCAAATGCTTTGATACAATAATGCAGTTGATTATGTACAATTGTCTGCTGTTTGCTACATTTTCAATtgcatttttatcaaaatactttgtACTGGTTTCTGTTGAATGAAACATTTAGGAAGTAGTTCATCATATAAGGCATTTCATGCAAAATTGTTGAcctttttttgtcttttgtacATGTGAACTGAATTGATAAATTGCTGTCAATTGAATCTTGAAATTTAGAGATACAGAAAATGTGACatgttttgtaattttttactttttttattgtaaaatatgcTTTTTAAAATCACAATGTGTGTAATATGttggtatattgacaacatggcaAAACATTTTGACTCTCTTATTCATGATGAACAATGACTTGTCATTTTGATGGGACTGACGTGTTCActgatgtaaaatgtaaaaatttactttagTTACATGATTTGCAGGAAATACATGACGTTGTACAGTTTCTACAAATTCTTCTGAGAAATGCACTTATTATTTAGCAATTAAATTTAAGAATGAATTGAAAAATGCTCCAAAGAGACTAAACCTGCATAGATGAGACAAACTAAAAGCTCCATTAAAAGAAGTTCAATAAGTTGAGAAATAAATACCCCATTGAACCTAATGGATTATTTGTAATGCTAATGTAAGATGTTTGTTTGAATCTGCAGATAAAGAGTTTGGTGCATTAAGAGTCCATGGAAAAGTACAGTCAGTCCAATAAGAACAAACAGAGcaaacacgcacgcacacacacaccacacacacacgcgcacacacctAAAAACAGCAGCGTACCACACCAATACTTTTATAAATATTCATAATGATAAATGTTTAGTCAAATCAACTTGTTCTTCTACATAACTCCAGAACAGATGTTGTAGTGTTTGTATAAACACAGACTGtctctgttctctttcttacaCTCGGTTTATTAAAGTGTCCTCATTCTCTCATGATGACAAAGCAGGACGATCTGTGAGTTAGTGCCTAATAAGACGGTCCATCTCAAACACTCACACATGCTACACAAATAACtcacaaacaaaacatacaacaGAAGTGAACCCAAGACATCCATTTAATAAACATACAcaagtatgtgtgtgttttcacGTGCtcatgtatattattttgtgtttatgtgttgATAATGACTGTTGGCAATGCACACATCTGTTCTGCTTGTACATGATGTTCTGTTGAGTTAATAATATAACCACAGACTAACACAAGCATCATTACACTGCTGGTCGGCTGTATGTGTGTGATATCTGCGTATTAAATTGTGAATGGCCTTTCTTCTATAGAAACAGCATGTGTCGGCAAATATGATGTCAAATTAATTGCCGTTGATTCTCGTGCGCAGCCGACAGAAAACAGTTCACGTGACAGTGCGACACTGAAGCAGTATATCGAGTAGGTCTGATGTTACACCTGTAAATGGATATAGATGTGGCTAAATGGAACAAATGG
This region includes:
- the mycbpap gene encoding MYCBP-associated protein isoform X2 translates to MTRVYVRKTRPPDEVSRKVWVTVARPLPQDASPRPFDCTGPGGPRFDTQGMVLPHSILGSLEDFKREMELRGDTELLQKIQNQQKLATHPVERERNDDQSKIESQQSHALQHWYRHMAERRRQQDFISRLLQKPVGYLLMNQSSRFRQIQEQRDLINRGNGRHAGSEFWNIPQHFGDELSGITATLTETERGKPPPLTRIGHPHATRLESGNFLCDDVNSSWDRSLYLQQRRLELRDAQRDISFSPPDIDGLEVVGSGLPFTSTSVGSSSLLDEEEKEEEGSPKDQKENIDPLALYDDVIMDVELVPALRFCGELARWTGTKSSHQGQRGVTARLMFETVTGESVSNDLELKNEGSTAIYYSWEKVTQPQTHTQHFYFNNTEAVILPGSTKHITVIFKSASAGIMTEVWQLNTHPVLMGGASLQVTFRGVALDKDGTAYQRAALERKLQQKEAIWLCRWIMKDVVSGICTPDRPSSPDDLYITEEEQFYTQNPNLQYHREPVEALQRLWEQVNRSGQAWDLSLNTFRQMALSLPETDEQTDGPSKETCLSQYNLLLRQLQRPQIYTSPSRLHNISLQLWRELVDGLVSESVRLRDTLGLPENNVWSDIHTFEQMKNEEAELKRGGGVNLLKDVKKGGTRAAVMEERGNVPEEIMDRGEREFSLDVDTHTHQLYRRLLHTQVSVLMKRMMDSLCDLFEEAQQDSFKTFE
- the mycbpap gene encoding MYCBP-associated protein isoform X1, encoding MASVCKSTSKINKRETRPQSPSDKKPVREDEISSSDSDPISTLNEHDIQNLSITAQDLERLRVPKPPTDSGKPKSMTRVYVRKTRPPDEVSRKVWVTVARPLPQDASPRPFDCTGPGGPRFDTQGMVLPHSILGSLEDFKREMELRGDTELLQKIQNQQKLATHPVERERNDDQSKIESQQSHALQHWYRHMAERRRQQDFISRLLQKPVGYLLMNQSSRFRQIQEQRDLINRGNGRHAGSEFWNIPQHFGDELSGITATLTETERGKPPPLTRIGHPHATRLESGNFLCDDVNSSWDRSLYLQQRRLELRDAQRDISFSPPDIDGLEVVGSGLPFTSTSVGSSSLLDEEEKEEEGSPKDQKENIDPLALYDDVIMDVELVPALRFCGELARWTGTKSSHQGQRGVTARLMFETVTGESVSNDLELKNEGSTAIYYSWEKVTQPQTHTQHFYFNNTEAVILPGSTKHITVIFKSASAGIMTEVWQLNTHPVLMGGASLQVTFRGVALDKDGTAYQRAALERKLQQKEAIWLCRWIMKDVVSGICTPDRPSSPDDLYITEEEQFYTQNPNLQYHREPVEALQRLWEQVNRSGQAWDLSLNTFRQMALSLPETDEQTDGPSKETCLSQYNLLLRQLQRPQIYTSPSRLHNISLQLWRELVDGLVSESVRLRDTLGLPENNVWSDIHTFEQMKNEEAELKRGGGVNLLKDVKKGGTRAAVMEERGNVPEEIMDRGEREFSLDVDTHTHQLYRRLLHTQVSVLMKRMMDSLCDLFEEAQQDSFKTFE
- the mycbpap gene encoding MYCBP-associated protein isoform X3 → MLLLGLSTAQGMVLPHSILGSLEDFKREMELRGDTELLQKIQNQQKLATHPVERERNDDQSKIESQQSHALQHWYRHMAERRRQQDFISRLLQKPVGYLLMNQSSRFRQIQEQRDLINRGNGRHAGSEFWNIPQHFGDELSGITATLTETERGKPPPLTRIGHPHATRLESGNFLCDDVNSSWDRSLYLQQRRLELRDAQRDISFSPPDIDGLEVVGSGLPFTSTSVGSSSLLDEEEKEEEGSPKDQKENIDPLALYDDVIMDVELVPALRFCGELARWTGTKSSHQGQRGVTARLMFETVTGESVSNDLELKNEGSTAIYYSWEKVTQPQTHTQHFYFNNTEAVILPGSTKHITVIFKSASAGIMTEVWQLNTHPVLMGGASLQVTFRGVALDKDGTAYQRAALERKLQQKEAIWLCRWIMKDVVSGICTPDRPSSPDDLYITEEEQFYTQNPNLQYHREPVEALQRLWEQVNRSGQAWDLSLNTFRQMALSLPETDEQTDGPSKETCLSQYNLLLRQLQRPQIYTSPSRLHNISLQLWRELVDGLVSESVRLRDTLGLPENNVWSDIHTFEQMKNEEAELKRGGGVNLLKDVKKGGTRAAVMEERGNVPEEIMDRGEREFSLDVDTHTHQLYRRLLHTQVSVLMKRMMDSLCDLFEEAQQDSFKTFE